One Azospirillum brasilense DNA segment encodes these proteins:
- a CDS encoding Gfo/Idh/MocA family protein: protein MTIEGKTASGPNRRLRLGMVGGGRGAFIGAVHRIAARLDDRYELRAGALSSDPERARASGADLFLPPERCYASFAEMAQAEAARDDGIDVVSIVTPNHLHHDAAKAFLEAGIHVICDKPLTTTVEDAEDLAAAVERSGLVFTLTHNYTGYPMVRQARAMVAAGDLGALRVVQVEYPQDWLSTRLEESGQKQAEWRTDPARSGIAGCVGDIGTHAFQLAEFVTGLRCTRVAADLTAFVEGRRLDDNAHMMLRFGNGARGMLWASQVAPGHENGLRLRVYGDKGGLEWFQEQPNHLRFTPLGEPPRTITRGGPGSDGAAAHATRIPSGHPEGYLEGFAQIYRDTADLIVARMGGAAAGEQAALVPTVRDGVRGVRFIHAAVESSRRDAAWVEI, encoded by the coding sequence ATGACCATCGAAGGGAAGACGGCCTCCGGGCCGAACCGCCGGCTGCGCCTGGGCATGGTCGGCGGCGGACGGGGCGCCTTCATCGGGGCGGTGCACCGCATCGCCGCGCGCCTCGACGACCGTTACGAGTTGCGGGCCGGGGCGCTGTCCTCCGACCCGGAGCGGGCGCGTGCCAGCGGCGCCGACCTGTTCCTGCCGCCGGAGCGCTGCTACGCCAGCTTCGCGGAGATGGCGCAGGCCGAGGCGGCGCGCGACGACGGCATCGACGTGGTCAGCATCGTCACGCCCAACCACCTGCACCACGACGCCGCCAAGGCGTTCCTGGAGGCGGGCATCCACGTCATCTGCGACAAGCCGCTGACAACCACGGTGGAGGACGCGGAGGATCTGGCGGCGGCGGTGGAGCGCAGCGGCCTCGTCTTCACGCTGACCCACAACTACACCGGTTACCCGATGGTGCGGCAGGCCCGCGCCATGGTGGCGGCCGGCGATCTCGGCGCCCTCCGCGTCGTTCAGGTCGAATACCCGCAGGACTGGCTGAGCACCCGGCTGGAGGAGAGCGGGCAGAAGCAGGCGGAATGGCGGACCGACCCGGCGCGCAGCGGCATCGCCGGCTGCGTCGGCGACATCGGCACCCACGCCTTCCAGCTGGCGGAGTTCGTCACCGGCCTGCGCTGCACGCGGGTCGCCGCCGACCTGACCGCCTTCGTGGAGGGGCGCCGGCTCGACGACAACGCGCACATGATGCTGCGCTTCGGCAACGGCGCGCGCGGCATGCTGTGGGCGAGCCAGGTGGCGCCCGGCCACGAGAACGGGCTGCGCCTGCGCGTCTACGGCGACAAGGGCGGGCTGGAGTGGTTCCAGGAGCAGCCGAACCACCTGCGCTTCACCCCGCTCGGCGAGCCGCCGCGCACCATCACCCGCGGCGGCCCCGGATCGGATGGAGCCGCGGCGCACGCCACGCGCATCCCGTCGGGCCATCCCGAAGGCTATCTGGAAGGCTTCGCCCAGATCTACCGCGACACCGCCGACCTGATCGTCGCCCGCATGGGCGGTGCCGCCGCCGGTGAACAGGCAGCCCTCGTCCCCACCGTCCGGGACGGCGTGCGCGGCGTGCGCTTCATTCATGCCGCCGTGGAATCGAGCCGCCGGGACGCCGCCTGGGTCGAGATTTGA